TCGAACAAAGAAGATGCATAACTACCGCAATTTTTTGCAAGAGCTCAAAAAACCGTATGGAGGATGATCATGAAAGAAAAAGTGCAGGCCGCTATCGAGAAGATTCGACCACTCCTGCAGAGAGATGGCGGGGATATCCAACTTGTTGATGTAGTTGATGGGATAGTAAAGGTCAAACTGCAAGGCGCCTGTGGAAGCTGTCCCATGAGCGCGATGACGCTGAAAATGGGCGTGGAAAGACAGCTGAAACAAGAAATTCCGGATATCAAGGAAGTCGTTGCCGTATAAGGCGGGCATCGGGGCGACGAGACGGACCTATATCTTAGATCTCTAAAATGAATAGCGAAAAACGGCTCATTGTTATAGATGACGATGAATCACTGAGAAATGTTCTGTCAGAGTATCTGAATCAGGCAGGGCTCACGGTCTTTGCATACGAACACGTGCCCGACCTGGAAAAGATGTTGAAGGAGAAAGAGCCTCACGCCATCCTCCTCGACATATTCATGCCCCGTGTTCCCGGCAACGAGGTGCTCAAAAGCATAAAGAAGATTGATCAACGAATCCCCGTTATTATGATGACGGGGTACGCCGATGAATCGAAAAGGATTGACTCGTTACGAGGCGGTGCGTATGCGCTGCTCACCAAACCGTTTGCCAGCCTCGAAGAACTCTATTATACGGTCAATAACGCCATGGACCATTACCTGGAATCGATCAAAACCAGGCAGTTGAGCATCGAGGTGGAGGAAAGGTACAAGAGAGAGAAGACGAACCTGCTGGAACTCGATTTCCTAAAAACCCTTCAACACATGATAGGGGAGACGGAAGACCCTTCTTATATGCTTCGAAACGTCTCATCCCTGCTAAAATCGTTTTTGCAGTTCGAATATTTTGGCGTGCTTCTGGCTGAAGACGGTGCATTCGATATACAGGTGTATCCTCATCCCAATGAATACAGGGAAAAACTCCGCTTCATCACCTCGGTTCTGCAGAGAGAGTTCCCTGAAGCTCAAGGGCTTCATGACCGTAGATCCCGTTCCAGGAATGAGACGGAAAGACCACCCGATGCTCAAGCGGGAGACCAGTTCACTGTGGTGACAAAGCTCTCTACCGCAAAGGATGTATATGGATACGCCGGGTTATTCAGGGATACGCCCTTCGACGTCCAGGAAGAACTCATCTTCGAGAGGTTCTGTTCCCACATCGCGCTGACTCTCGAAAAGATTCGTCTATTCAGAGAGATCAGGGTACTTTCCGTGCGGGACGGGCTGACCGGGGTCTTCAATCATGCCTATGCCATGGGAAAACTCGAATCCGAAATAGACAGGGCCAAAAGGTATAGCGGGTCGTTCTCTATGATCCTGCTGGACGTGGACAACTTCAAACAGATCAATGATTCTTACGGCCACCTCGCGGGCGATCACGTTTTGAAAAGGATTTCACAACTCATAGCCAAGAATCTCCGAACGATTGATGTGGTGGGAAGATACGGGGGAGAGGAATTCATCGTGATCCTGCCGGAAACAGACGTGGAAAAGGCGCTGGTAGCGGGCGAGAGGCTGAGAAAGGCAATAGAAGCCGAAACGTTCTCCTCATCCGGAAGCGACGTACGGCTTACGGTGAGTTTAGGGATTGCCGCCTATGAAGATGGAAAAAGCGCGCACGAGCTTATTAAAACGGCCGACGATAATCTCTACAAAGCCAAAGCGGGAGGTAAAAACAGAATCTGCTATGAACCATGACCACGACATCGTGCAACTGACGCGACAATTCCTGCGGATCAACACGACCAATCCGCCGGGCAATGAAGAAGAGGCGGTGCTCTTTCTTGAGGCGATTCTCAAGAAAGAAGGTATCGGCTCGACAGTTTTTTCGCCCTCTTCAGGCAGGGCCAACATTATGGCGAGGATCGAGGGAAAAAGAAAGGGTAAGCCCGTCATACTCTTGAGCCATATAGACGTGGTGCCTGCGAGCCTAGACGAGTGGGAGCACGATCCTTTCGGAGGGGAACTCGTGGATGGTTTTGTCTATGGACGGGGCGCCATCGATATGAAGACGCAGGCCGTCTGCCAGTTGCTCGCTTTTATCGAGTATGGTAAATGCGGCGTGACCCCGCAAAGGGATATAATCTTCCTTGCAACCTGTGATGAAGAGGTGGGAGGAAAATACGGGGTCGAGTATATGCTAAAGAAGGTACCTCAACTCAGAAATGCCTCTTTTGTGTTGAGCGAAGGCGGTTTTATCAAAGAGAGCCAGGGCTTTTCCCATGCCCAGGTTTCGGTGGCCGAGAAGAAGCTCAGCCGGTTCGCGCTAAAGGCAACGGGCACAGGTGGACACGGTTCGGTCCCTCACAAAGATAGCGCTAACGAGAAGATTATCAAGGCTTGTGCGCGGATCATTTCCTACGAGTGGCCCATCAGGCCCACGGCTGTTTCATCGGCTTACCTCCATGGCATTTTTAAAGGCGAAAAAAAGAAAGGGTATACCTTCAAAAGTATCGAAGAAGCGTTGAAGAACAAAAGGTTCAGAGAGGCGCTCGAAGCGGTCCCTCTTTACAACGCCCAGCTTAAGAACACCGTTACGCCCACGATACTTAAAGGGGGCGAGAGGATTAACGTCATACCGACGCAATCTTCCGCACACTTCGATGCGAGACTCTTGCCAATACAGAAGCGTGAAAGTTTCTTCAGGAAGATAGAAAAGCTAGCCGGAAGGGATGTACGAGTGGTTCGTGAGGACGAGTCGATCAGCGAGCCCACACCTTCGGGTTACGACAACCGATATTTCAGAGGCATGAGCGCGGTTATAAAAACCACGGAAAGATACGACCTGGCGGTTTTGCCTTATATTACCACGGGGGCAACAGATTTGAGATACTTCAGGGATCTGGGTATAACGGCCTACGGATTTTTCCCTGTTACTCTTTCAGATGATGAGATCCTTCGAATGCATGGAAAGAACGAAAGAATTTCGGTAGAAAACATTCACAGGGGCTTAAGCGGGGTCTATGAAATAGTCAAATTCCTGGGCTCGCAGGATGCCCCGTAAGAATGCATCTTCTTTTTTCTCGCCTCTTTTCATCATCGGTTGCATTCCGGTTGGGTACATTTTTGTCAACGAGGACCTAAAGTGCAATGAATATCAACTTTTTTGACAACGGATTAGAAACGATTCTTGAGCGACGCAGGAATACGGGGGTTGTAGCGGCCCAGGTTTGGGTGAAGGTAGGCAGCAAATATGAAGATCAGAAGATTGCCGGTATCACCCACTTTATCGAGCACCTTATCTTCAAGGGAACGAAGAAACTGAAGGGAAATGCCTTTGCCGCGCGCATCGAATCTCTCGGAGGGGCGGTGAACGCCTTCACGTCATATGACAACACGGTCTATCACATCACTGTCCCGGCCAAAGCCTTTGAAGACGGCGTGGGTCTTCTCATTGAATCCGTAATGAACCCTGCCTTCCCACAGGAAGAGATCGAGAAAGAGAGAAATGTTGTGCTCGAAGAGATCAAGATGGGCGAGGACGATCCACAGAGAAAACTCTTTAACGAATTATTCTCCGTCAGTTATAAGGGCCATCCCTATGGCAGGCCGATTATCGGGTTCACCGGCACTGTAGAGGGCATAACCAGGCCGACCATTCTCCGTTACTATAAGAAACATTATACACCGGATAACATGACCGTGGTTGTGGTCGGTGATTTTAATGAAGAGAGTGCCAGGGCCATCATCGGAAGGACGCTGGGAAGGACCGAGAGAAGGGCCTCTCACGGGTTCTCTCTCACTGAGACCATGATTGCGCAAGAGGGCGCGCGCGTGAGCGTGATCGAAAAAGACGTGAGAGAGCGTTATCTTGCTCTTTCATATCGCATCCCCTCCATAAGCCACGAAGACACAGCAGCCATAGAGGTGCTGGGCACCATACTCGGAGATGGCGAGAGTTCACGCCTCAATAAGTCGCTCAAGCGAGAAAAGGGCATCCTCACCAATACAGCGACCTATATATTCAGCCCCAGGGAGAGCGGACTGCTCGTCATCTATGCCACATTCAAGGATGGAGAGTACGATCCGATCGTACGGGAGATCGATAACGAACTGGAGAAGATTAAGACCGGTCACGTCACCGACTGGGAGCTTGAAAAGGCGAAAAATATGCTCAGAGCATCGTATGTCTATTCCGAGGAAACGGTCCAGGGTAAGGCCAGACAGATCGGCAATTTTCAAACCGTAACAGGCGACGCCCATTTTCTCGATAAGTTCTTAAACCGCATAGATCGAGTGAGCCAGGCCGATGTAAAAAAGGTTTTTGAGAACTACCTCCTGCAGAAGAACCGCAGCATCGTTTTGCTCAAACCCAAACAGGAAGGCAACCCTCATGCGCTCGAGTTAAGAAACGGCCTTAAATGCGTGGTTAATAGAAATGAGGCTGCGCCGAGCTTTTCTTTCCGGATCGGCTTCGTCGGCGGGCTCAAGGAGGAGCCTCCGGGTAAGAATGGCATATTTAACCTGCTCTCCAGAATGCTTCTCAAAGACACCGCCAAAAAGGACGCCTCGGCCATCGCGGCTGAGATCGATTTTCTCGCCGGGGACATAAGCCCTTACAACGGGAGGAATCTCTTCGGGCTCTCGGGTAAGTTTCTGAGTAAAGATGCGGACAAAGTCATGCTTCTCGTGAAAGAAATCCTCACGGAAACAGTTTTGAGGCAGGAAGAGCTGACCAAAGTTAAGGAAGAAGCGTTATCGGAGATTCGCCAGAGAGACGACGACCCGGTGGCGTACACGTTTACTCGTTTTAACGAAGCGTTTTATAAAGGCCATCCATACAGCAAAGATCCCATGGGCGCGGAAAACGACGTTGAGGGGGTCACGATCGAGGAACTGAACATTTTCTACAAACGGTTTGTCACGCCATCACACGCGGTCATGGCCGTATCGGGCGATCTCGATAAGAAAGAGCTCTTCCGGTTTGTTGAAGAGTATTTCACAGATTGGAAGGGAGAAACGAATACGATAGTAGAGCTCCGTCATAGCGCGTCCGCTCAAAGGGCGGCCCTTCAAAGACAGATCATGCAGACCCACGTGGTTCTCGGTTTTCCCGGCCCGGGCTTGATCGACGAGGACCGCTACGCCGTGGAAGTGCTCGACGCAACCCTCTCAGGCATGGGCGGGCGTATCCACAGGGTACTGCGCGAGGAAAATCCTTACGCATACGCCGTAACCTTCTTCAACCAGCAGGCATACGAAGTATCGGCCATGGGTATCTATATAGGCACCGATCCGGATCACGTGAAAGACGTGGAGCGTCTCTCGGAGGAAGAGATTGGAAACATCATTCGGAACGGGTTTAGCGACAAGGAAATCGAAGATGGTAAGAGCTATCTCATCGGTAACCATTATATTAGAATGCAGTCAAACGGGGCTATGGCCACGAATATGTGCTTCGATACGATGTACGGTATGAAACCGGGCTTCTTCAAGGGATATCCTTCACGCATCGAGAAGGTCACTAAAGACGATGTGAACCGTGTGGCCCGAACGTATCTTACCCGAGACAAGTTAGTTGAAGTGACCGTGGGTAAGAAATAAGGAGTATGCCTTGGCCTCAAGGAGAGTCGCATCCGTGCATATCAGCATAACCAGACAAGAGAATCCCCTTGTATCCGAAGGGGTTGATCCGTCCGATGGGACACATACCTATCGGGTCACCGAGAACCGCAGGGAATACTTCATTACCGTTCGATCAAACATCCATGGGCTGTTTCTCGGTTTAAGAGGTCACAAGGGATTTCTCTATACGGATACGGAGAACAACAGGGTATACCGGCAGGTACTTCTCGTTGGCGGCGCGTGCGGTATGAGGATGGAAAGCGACGAGGTTATCGAGGGGTTATCGGCCTTAGCGATACGCGGCGTTCTGTTGGCAGAGAGTCAGGGAATAACCGGGGAGGCGTTCTGACCGAGAGAGAAGTAGAAGCAGGCCACAATGAACCCACGGTGCTCATCGACGGCCGCATCGCCTCTCTCAGCGAGTACCTGCAGGGGGCACCTGGCACACGAACAGAGCGTGCTGACAAGCCGCCAGGAGCTCTGCCGCACGTCTGATGAAGAAGCCAAAACGGTACGCAAAACCATGAAACGTGTTGATAAGATGACCGTTCTCTGATATTTCATATCCATGCAATCCTCCCTTCGTCTCCGCGATATTATACTGGTTCTCGTGGTCATGTGTTCTATGACCCTGGGTATCATTTTTCCCGATTTCGGCTTACGGTTCAGTACTCTTCCTTTTTATTCCCTGATGATAAATTTCTTTCTCAGCTACCTGTCGATCGACCTTAAGTCCGTCTGGAGGATGCTTAAGAACCACGCCGTACGGATTCTCGCGATCGCACTCGTGAAACTGACCATACTGCCGGTGATCCTTTATTTACTCTTCTACTATGTTGCCCCGAGTTATGCCCTTTCGGCCCTCTTGTTGACGGGTGTTTCCGCCGGGGTTGTGGCCCCCATGATTTCAAACATGGTTGAGGGCAATAGTGCGCTTGTTCTGCTTGTCGTGGTGATCACGTCGGCGCTCGCGCCTTTTACCTTGCCGGCTCTCATTAAGATAATCCTGGCAAAAGAAGCGGCTATTTCCTTTTTATCCATGCTGCGCACCCTGGCCACGGTGATCTTTGTTCCCATCGCCGTTGTTGAAATCATCCGATACCTGGCGCCCAAGATTATAGGGCCGATCCTGAGAATACAGTTTCCCGTCTCGCTTATTCTTTTTGCCATGATCAACCTCGGGGTCTTTTACCGGTATGCGCCTTTCTTCAAAAGAGAACCGTCTGTAATCGTTATGGCAACGGTGGTGGCCTCAGCACTGGCCGCAATTTACTGTGTGGTTGGTATCCTGTTTTTTCGTAATGGGTCGGTGGAAGACCAGTTGGCCGGAGCGGTTATGCTCGGCAACCTCAACAACGTGCTCGTGATTGTCTTTTCATCGGAGTTCTTCGGTCCCGTAGAGCCTCTGGTTGCGGCGATGTACATGATCCCTTTTTTTGGCATCGTTATTCCGCTTCGTTACTACGCCGGGCGAAAGAGAATGGCGGCATACAGGAGCTAAGACACATGATTTTAGCCGCATTCAATCCTAAAGTCTCATTTCTGGCGGTTAAGCCTGTCTCGCGGCTTATGTAAAGTATCAATAACAAGGCGCCCTCAAAAGAGGGGTGGAGCAGGACGTGAGAGGGTAGCGGGCGACCGTTACGTGGCCGATAGAATCTTGCCCGACCAGTATATGCCAATCAACCCCGCCAATATGTCGGTCGCGAGTCGTCCCCAGAAAACGCCCTTAAGCCCAAAGAGAACGCTCCCTGCTATGGTGAGGGGTATGAGCAGGGCCACAACCCGTATGATGTTGAGGGCAGAGGCCCGCAAAGGTTTGTGAGTACCTGTCATGGTAAACCCGGAGTAACGGTGGACCTCGGTCATCCCGTATCCCAAACTCGTAATGTAAATGTATGAACAGATGGCCCC
The Syntrophorhabdaceae bacterium DNA segment above includes these coding regions:
- a CDS encoding NifU family protein, whose protein sequence is MKEKVQAAIEKIRPLLQRDGGDIQLVDVVDGIVKVKLQGACGSCPMSAMTLKMGVERQLKQEIPDIKEVVAV
- a CDS encoding diguanylate cyclase; protein product: MNSEKRLIVIDDDESLRNVLSEYLNQAGLTVFAYEHVPDLEKMLKEKEPHAILLDIFMPRVPGNEVLKSIKKIDQRIPVIMMTGYADESKRIDSLRGGAYALLTKPFASLEELYYTVNNAMDHYLESIKTRQLSIEVEERYKREKTNLLELDFLKTLQHMIGETEDPSYMLRNVSSLLKSFLQFEYFGVLLAEDGAFDIQVYPHPNEYREKLRFITSVLQREFPEAQGLHDRRSRSRNETERPPDAQAGDQFTVVTKLSTAKDVYGYAGLFRDTPFDVQEELIFERFCSHIALTLEKIRLFREIRVLSVRDGLTGVFNHAYAMGKLESEIDRAKRYSGSFSMILLDVDNFKQINDSYGHLAGDHVLKRISQLIAKNLRTIDVVGRYGGEEFIVILPETDVEKALVAGERLRKAIEAETFSSSGSDVRLTVSLGIAAYEDGKSAHELIKTADDNLYKAKAGGKNRICYEP
- a CDS encoding M20/M25/M40 family metallo-hydrolase, which encodes MNHDHDIVQLTRQFLRINTTNPPGNEEEAVLFLEAILKKEGIGSTVFSPSSGRANIMARIEGKRKGKPVILLSHIDVVPASLDEWEHDPFGGELVDGFVYGRGAIDMKTQAVCQLLAFIEYGKCGVTPQRDIIFLATCDEEVGGKYGVEYMLKKVPQLRNASFVLSEGGFIKESQGFSHAQVSVAEKKLSRFALKATGTGGHGSVPHKDSANEKIIKACARIISYEWPIRPTAVSSAYLHGIFKGEKKKGYTFKSIEEALKNKRFREALEAVPLYNAQLKNTVTPTILKGGERINVIPTQSSAHFDARLLPIQKRESFFRKIEKLAGRDVRVVREDESISEPTPSGYDNRYFRGMSAVIKTTERYDLAVLPYITTGATDLRYFRDLGITAYGFFPVTLSDDEILRMHGKNERISVENIHRGLSGVYEIVKFLGSQDAP
- a CDS encoding pitrilysin family protein — translated: MNINFFDNGLETILERRRNTGVVAAQVWVKVGSKYEDQKIAGITHFIEHLIFKGTKKLKGNAFAARIESLGGAVNAFTSYDNTVYHITVPAKAFEDGVGLLIESVMNPAFPQEEIEKERNVVLEEIKMGEDDPQRKLFNELFSVSYKGHPYGRPIIGFTGTVEGITRPTILRYYKKHYTPDNMTVVVVGDFNEESARAIIGRTLGRTERRASHGFSLTETMIAQEGARVSVIEKDVRERYLALSYRIPSISHEDTAAIEVLGTILGDGESSRLNKSLKREKGILTNTATYIFSPRESGLLVIYATFKDGEYDPIVREIDNELEKIKTGHVTDWELEKAKNMLRASYVYSEETVQGKARQIGNFQTVTGDAHFLDKFLNRIDRVSQADVKKVFENYLLQKNRSIVLLKPKQEGNPHALELRNGLKCVVNRNEAAPSFSFRIGFVGGLKEEPPGKNGIFNLLSRMLLKDTAKKDASAIAAEIDFLAGDISPYNGRNLFGLSGKFLSKDADKVMLLVKEILTETVLRQEELTKVKEEALSEIRQRDDDPVAYTFTRFNEAFYKGHPYSKDPMGAENDVEGVTIEELNIFYKRFVTPSHAVMAVSGDLDKKELFRFVEEYFTDWKGETNTIVELRHSASAQRAALQRQIMQTHVVLGFPGPGLIDEDRYAVEVLDATLSGMGGRIHRVLREENPYAYAVTFFNQQAYEVSAMGIYIGTDPDHVKDVERLSEEEIGNIIRNGFSDKEIEDGKSYLIGNHYIRMQSNGAMATNMCFDTMYGMKPGFFKGYPSRIEKVTKDDVNRVARTYLTRDKLVEVTVGKK